The following coding sequences are from one Geothrix sp. window:
- a CDS encoding RNA polymerase sigma factor: MPTPLPSTPAAPLGEDDASLLQRIRAGEEDALQQLHRRHAPLVFHLACRALDRAAAEEVVQDTFLSVWRKAADFDPTRGAVRTWLLSIGHHRMLDELRARSRRPQAASDQLLDQAALWADEPLPDETLWKAYQRDAVSEALAALPEPQRAALRLAFFADLTHEEVARALKVPLGTAKTRIRSGLRQLERHLGGLVALLAVALAGTGSWLYHRRALEDAQMQRAVHLLADSQTRALRLAPAGAAVPEAGTHATFRSAPGAGIAVLTLTHFPAPPEGAQHVLWVQAQAGWKPWALPPPDRAGKVLQVLEDPWLAQAWPVRLRITVETQPTGQPSGPVVVEWREPDPPSATP, encoded by the coding sequence ATGCCCACCCCGCTCCCCTCCACGCCGGCCGCGCCCCTCGGGGAGGATGATGCCTCGCTGCTCCAGCGCATCCGGGCCGGGGAGGAGGATGCCCTCCAGCAGCTGCACCGGCGCCATGCGCCCCTGGTGTTCCACCTGGCATGCCGGGCCCTCGACCGCGCGGCCGCGGAGGAGGTGGTGCAGGACACCTTCCTCTCCGTCTGGCGCAAGGCGGCCGATTTCGACCCGACCCGGGGCGCGGTCCGCACCTGGCTGCTGAGCATCGGGCACCACCGCATGCTGGATGAGCTGCGCGCCCGGTCCCGGAGGCCCCAGGCCGCAAGCGACCAACTGCTCGACCAGGCGGCCCTGTGGGCCGACGAGCCCCTTCCCGATGAGACCCTCTGGAAGGCCTACCAGCGGGACGCGGTGTCCGAGGCCCTGGCGGCCCTCCCGGAACCCCAGCGCGCCGCCCTCCGCCTGGCCTTCTTCGCCGACCTCACCCACGAGGAGGTGGCCCGCGCGCTGAAGGTGCCCCTGGGCACCGCCAAAACGCGCATCCGCAGCGGCCTGCGGCAGCTGGAGCGCCACCTCGGCGGGCTGGTGGCCCTCCTGGCCGTGGCCCTGGCCGGCACGGGGTCCTGGCTCTACCACCGGCGGGCGCTGGAGGACGCGCAGATGCAGCGGGCAGTCCACCTCCTGGCGGACAGCCAGACGCGGGCCCTGCGCCTGGCCCCGGCTGGGGCCGCCGTCCCCGAGGCCGGCACCCACGCCACCTTCCGGAGCGCCCCCGGGGCCGGGATCGCCGTGCTCACGCTGACCCATTTCCCGGCGCCACCCGAGGGTGCCCAGCACGTGCTTTGGGTTCAGGCTCAAGCGGGCTGGAAGCCCTGGGCGCTGCCGCCACCGGACCGCGCGGGCAAGGTTCTCCAGGTTCTGGAGGATCCCTGGCTGGCCCAGGCCTGGCCAGTCCGGCTCCGCATCACCGTGGAAA